A section of the Streptomyces sp. SCL15-4 genome encodes:
- the mraY gene encoding phospho-N-acetylmuramoyl-pentapeptide-transferase translates to MKQILFSGVIGLFLTLVGTPLLIKLLARKGYGQYIRDDGPREHASKRGTPTMGGIAFILATIAAYFLSKLITGYAPTYSGLLVLGLMFGMGLVGFLDDYIKIVKRRSLGLRAKAKMAGQLIVGIAFAVLSLQFSDSRGNTPASTKLSFITDFGWSIGPVLFVVWALFMILAMSNGVNLTDGLDGLATGASVLVFGAYTFIGVWQFQESCANAQTLTNPGACYEVRDPLDLAVVASALMGACLGFLWWNTSPAKIFMGDTGSLALGGVLTGLAILSRTELLVAIMGGLFVLITMSVVIQVGSFRLTGKRVFRMAPLQHHFELKGWSEVLVVVRFWIIQGICVIVGLGLFYAGWAADK, encoded by the coding sequence ATGAAGCAGATCCTGTTCTCGGGAGTCATTGGCCTCTTCCTGACGCTGGTCGGCACCCCGCTGCTGATCAAGCTGCTGGCCCGCAAGGGCTACGGCCAGTACATCCGTGACGACGGCCCGCGCGAGCACGCCAGCAAGCGCGGTACGCCGACCATGGGCGGTATCGCCTTCATCCTCGCGACCATCGCCGCGTACTTCCTGAGCAAGCTCATCACCGGCTACGCGCCGACCTACTCCGGTCTGCTGGTCCTCGGCCTGATGTTCGGCATGGGCCTGGTCGGCTTCCTCGACGACTACATCAAGATCGTCAAGCGGCGGTCGCTGGGTCTGCGGGCCAAGGCGAAGATGGCCGGCCAGCTGATCGTCGGCATCGCCTTCGCCGTGCTGTCGCTGCAGTTCTCCGACTCCCGCGGCAACACCCCGGCCTCCACCAAGCTGTCGTTCATCACCGACTTCGGCTGGTCGATCGGCCCGGTGCTGTTCGTCGTCTGGGCGCTGTTCATGATCCTCGCGATGTCGAACGGCGTGAACCTCACCGACGGTCTGGACGGTCTGGCCACCGGCGCCTCCGTGCTCGTCTTCGGCGCCTACACCTTCATCGGCGTCTGGCAGTTCCAGGAGTCCTGCGCCAACGCGCAGACCCTGACCAACCCGGGCGCCTGTTACGAGGTGCGCGACCCGCTCGACCTCGCGGTCGTCGCCTCCGCGCTGATGGGTGCCTGCCTCGGCTTCCTGTGGTGGAACACCTCGCCGGCGAAGATCTTCATGGGCGACACCGGCTCGCTCGCCCTCGGCGGTGTCCTCACCGGCCTGGCCATCCTCTCCCGCACGGAGCTGCTGGTGGCCATCATGGGCGGCCTGTTCGTCCTCATCACCATGTCGGTCGTCATCCAGGTCGGCTCCTTCCGGCTCACCGGCAAGCGCGTCTTCCGGATGGCACCGCTCCAGCACCACTTCGAACTCAAGGGCTGGTCCGAGGTCCTGGTGGTGGTCCGCTTCTGGATCATCCAAGGCATCTGTGTGATCGTCGGACTGGGCCTCTTCTACGCGGGATGGGCAGCGGACAAGTGA
- a CDS encoding UDP-N-acetylmuramoyl-tripeptide--D-alanyl-D-alanine ligase, which produces MIALSLAEIAAVVGGQTHDIPDPSAQVTGPVVRDSREVVPGSLFAAFVGERVDGHDYARQVVEAGAVAVLATRPVGVPAVVVDDVQSALGALARHVVGRLGTTLVALTGSAGKTSTKDLIAQVLARKAPTVFTPGSLNNEIGLPLTALSATEETRFLVLEMGARGIGHIRYLTGLTPPRIGLVLNVGSAHIGEFGGREQIAQAKGELVEALPPAGEGGAAILNADDPLVRAMASRTKAKVVLFGESAEADVRAENVRLTDSGQPAFRLHTPSGASDVTMRLYGEHHVSNALAAAAVAHELGMSAEEIALALSEAGSLSRWRMEVTERPDGVTIVNDAYNANPESMRAALRALAAMGKGRRTWAVLGKMAELGDEALAEHDAVGRLAVRLNVSKLVAVGGIEASWLQLGAYNEGSWGEESVHVSDAQAAIDLLRSELRPGDVVLVKASRSVGLESVAQALVEAGAEGEVAAR; this is translated from the coding sequence GTGATCGCCCTCTCCCTCGCCGAGATCGCAGCAGTCGTCGGCGGGCAGACGCACGACATACCGGATCCGTCCGCGCAGGTCACGGGACCGGTCGTCCGGGACTCCCGGGAGGTGGTGCCCGGCAGCCTGTTCGCCGCCTTCGTCGGCGAGCGGGTGGACGGCCACGACTACGCCCGGCAGGTCGTCGAGGCCGGCGCGGTCGCCGTGCTGGCCACCCGGCCGGTCGGCGTCCCCGCCGTCGTGGTGGACGACGTCCAGAGCGCCCTCGGCGCCCTCGCCCGGCACGTCGTGGGCCGGCTCGGCACCACCCTCGTGGCCCTGACCGGCTCGGCCGGCAAGACCAGCACCAAGGACCTGATCGCCCAGGTGCTCGCGCGCAAGGCGCCGACGGTGTTCACGCCCGGCTCGCTCAACAACGAGATCGGGCTGCCGCTGACCGCCCTGTCCGCCACCGAGGAGACGCGGTTCCTCGTGCTGGAGATGGGCGCCCGGGGCATCGGGCACATCCGCTACCTCACCGGCCTCACCCCGCCGAGGATCGGCCTGGTGCTCAACGTCGGCTCCGCGCACATCGGCGAGTTCGGCGGACGCGAGCAGATCGCCCAGGCCAAGGGCGAACTGGTGGAGGCGCTGCCGCCGGCCGGCGAGGGCGGCGCGGCGATCCTCAACGCCGACGACCCGCTGGTGCGGGCCATGGCCTCCCGTACCAAGGCGAAGGTGGTCCTTTTCGGAGAGTCGGCCGAAGCGGACGTACGCGCCGAGAACGTACGACTCACGGACAGCGGACAGCCCGCCTTCAGGCTTCACACACCCTCCGGTGCAAGCGATGTGACGATGCGCCTGTACGGTGAGCACCACGTGTCGAACGCGCTCGCCGCGGCCGCCGTCGCCCATGAGCTGGGCATGTCCGCGGAAGAGATCGCCCTCGCGCTCTCCGAGGCGGGCTCCCTCTCCCGATGGCGCATGGAGGTCACCGAGCGCCCGGACGGCGTGACCATCGTCAACGACGCCTACAACGCCAACCCCGAGTCCATGCGGGCCGCCCTCAGGGCGCTCGCGGCCATGGGCAAGGGGCGCCGCACGTGGGCGGTGCTCGGCAAGATGGCCGAGCTGGGGGACGAGGCGCTCGCCGAGCACGACGCCGTCGGACGGCTCGCCGTCCGGCTCAACGTCAGCAAGCTCGTCGCCGTCGGGGGGATTGAGGCCTCCTGGCTGCAATTGGGCGCATATAACGAGGGTTCGTGGGGTGAGGAGTCGGTGCACGTGTCCGACGCACAGGCGGCGATCGACCTGTTGCGCAGCGAGTTGCGCCCGGGGGACGTCGTGCTCGTGAAGGCGTCCCGGTCGGTGGGGCTGGAGAGCGTCGCCCAGGCGCTCGTCGAGGCCGGTGCCGAGGGTGAGGTTGCCGCCCGATGA